In a genomic window of Glycine max cultivar Williams 82 chromosome 13, Glycine_max_v4.0, whole genome shotgun sequence:
- the LOC100797828 gene encoding AP2-like ethylene-responsive transcription factor AIL5, translating to MDSCSSPPNNNSLAFSLSNHFPNPSSSPLSLFHSFTYPSLSLTGSHTADAPPEPIAGGGATNLSIFTGAPKFEDFLGGSSATATATTCAPPQLPQFSTDNNNHLYDSELKTTIAACFPRAFAAEPTTEPQKPSPKKTVDTFGQRTSIYRGVTRHRWTGRYEAHLWDNSCRREGQSRKGRQVYLGGYDKEDKAARAYDLAALKYWGPTTTTNFPISNYEKELEEMKNMTRQEFVASLRRKSSGFSRGASIYRGVTRHHQHGRWQARIGRVAGNKDLYLGTFSTQEEAAEAYDIAAIKFRGLNAVTNFDMSRYDVKSIANSTLPIGGLSGKNKNSTDSASESKSHEASRSDERDPSAASSVTFASQQQPSSSTLSFAIPIKQDPSDYWSILGYHNSPLDNTGIRNTTSVTATSFPSSNNGTTSSLTPFHMEFSNAPTSTGSDNDAAFFSGGGIFVQQQSGHGNGHGSGSSGSSSSSLSCSIPFATPIFSLNSNTSYENSAGYGNWIGPTLHTFQSHAKPSLFQTPIFGME from the exons ATGGACTCTTGTTCATCACCGCCAAACAACAACTCCCTCGCTTTCTCTCTTTCCAATCACTTTCCCAACCCTTCCTCCTCTCCCCTCTCCCTTTTCCACTCCTTCACCTAtccatctctctctctcacag GAAGCCACACGGCGGATGCACCTCCTGAGCCCATCGCCGGCGGaggagcgaccaacctctccataTTCACCGGCGCCCCCAAGTTCGAGGACTTTCTGGGCGGTTCCTCCGCAACAGCCACCGCCACCACGTGTGCACCGCCACAGCTTCCGCAGTTCTCCACCGACAACAACAACCACCTGTACGATTCGGAGCTGAAGACAACAATAGCCGCGTGCTTCCCTCGCGCCTTTGCCGCCGAACCAACCACCGAACCTCAGAAACCCTCTCCAAAGAAAACCGTCGACACCTTCGGCCAACGCACCTCCATCTACCGCGGCGTCACCCG ACATAGATGGACGGGAAGATACGAAGCTCATCTATGGGACAATAGTTGTAGAAGAGAAGGCCAAAGCAGGAAAGGAAGACAAG TTTACCTGG GTGGTTATGACAAGGAAGATAAGGCAGCCAGGGCTTACGATCTCGCAGCTCTCAAGTACTGGGGTCCAACTACCACCACCAACTTTCCC ATTTCCAACTATGAGAAGGAACTGGAGGAGATGAAGAACATGACCAGGCAAGAGTTTGTTGCTTCTCTACGaag GAAGAGCAGTGGTTTCTCTAGGGGGGCCTCTATATACAGAGGAGTGACGAG ACACCACCAGCATGGCCGATGGCAGGCGAGAATAGGCAGAGTTGCCGGAAACAAAGACCTCTACCTTGGAACTTTCA gcacccaagaagaagctgctgaggccTATGACATTGCTGCTATCAAATTCAGGGGATTAAATGCAGTCACAAACTTTGACATGAGTCGCTACGATGTAAAGAGCATTGCAAATAGCACTCTTCCAATTGGAGGTTTATCTGGCAAGAACAAGAACTCCACAGATTCTGCATCTGAGAGCAAGAGCCACGAGGCAAGCCGATCCGACGAACGAGATCCATCAGCGGCTTCATCCGTGACCTTTGCATCACAGCAACAGCCTTCGAGCTCCACCTTAAGCTTTGCCATACCCATTAAGCAAGACCCTTCAGATTACTGGTCCATCCTGGGGTACCATAATTCTCCCCTTGACAACACTGGCATCAGGAACACTACTAGTGTTACTGCAACTTCTTTTCCATCCTCCAACAATGGCACTACTAGTAGTTTGACACCCTTCCACATGGAATTCTCAAATGCCCCCACAAGTACCGGCAGTGATAACGATGCCGCGTTTTTCAGTGGAGGAGGCATCTTTGTTCAGCAACAAAGTGGTCATGGTAATGGTCATGGAAGTGGAAGCAGTggttcctcctcttcttctttaAGCTGTTCAATCCCATTCGCCACGCCCATCTTTTCTCTAAATAGCAATACTAGTTATGAGAACAGTGCTGGTTATGGAAACTGGATTGGACCTACCCTGCACACATTCCAATCCCATGCAAAACCAAGTCTCTTTCAAACGCCAATATTTGGAATGGAATGA
- the LOC112998779 gene encoding uncharacterized protein → MDFEYQNMSMSKILSRRSSMGSSSRISYYRSSGEGVPFKWEMQPGIAKEQQPREDLPPLSPPPALLSLGLPKPCIPDTKPSTRSRLRFWKKRVKRGKSKKSSSSSHDCFHEDDDVIGLDILDCNSDSESNSMASPRGSSFSSWSSMSFMKSPTTTIRKVYRRPSTLGCFPMHVTRVFVSIARRD, encoded by the coding sequence ATGGATTTTGAGTATCAGAACATGTCAATGAGCAAAATTCTCTCAAGGAGATCCTCTATGGGGAGCTCCTCTCGCATTTCTTATTATAGGAGTAGTGGGGAAGGGGTTCCATTCAAATGGGAAATGCAACCAGGGATTGCAAAGGAACAACAACCAAGAGAAGATCTTCCTCCACTGAGTCCTCCACCAGCACTTCTCAGCCTGGGGCTACCCAAGCCATGCATTCCAGACACCAAACCTTCAACAAGGTCAAGGCTAAGGTTTTGGAAGAAAAGGGTAAAACGGGGAAAAAGCAAAAAGTCATCCTCTTCATCCCATGATTGTTTtcatgaagatgatgatgttaTTGGTTTGGACATATTAGATTGCAACTCTGATTCTGAGTCTAACTCAATGGCATCACCTCGTGGTTCTAGTTTCTCTTCTTGGTCGTCTATGTCATTCATGAAAAGTCCTACTACTACTATCAGAAAGGTATATAGAAGGCCTTCGACCTTAGGTTGCTTCCCCATGCATGTTACCAGAGTTTTCGTTTCTATTGCAAGGCGTGATTGA
- the LOC100782819 gene encoding replication protein A 32 kDa subunit B, with translation MYSSASQFDGNAAFSGGGFMPSQTTQGPDSSFVPSKNRDAQSLLPLTVKQIYDASQSSDDKINLIIDGVDVTNVTLVGRVSNKAGRITDVTFVLDDGTGRIECNKWLHEAVDTNEAEAILEGMYARLHGQLKHFQGKRTLNVFSFRPVTDFNEIASHFTDCIYVHLYNSKLRTSVPNQQHSSPIPPTIGYQAQVVPPTNQFSDQHVNGQKGVTVEAMVLDFLHHPANSSRNEGVHRDHIAQHLGISLDKLMLAVKNLIDEGAIYETIGDHYKSIING, from the exons ATGTATTCGAGTGCAAGCCAGTTTGACGGCAATGCAGCCTTCTCCGGTGGTGGATTCATGCCTTCTCAGACCACCCAGGGCCCTGACTCTTCATTCGTTCCCTCCAAG aatcGTGACGCTCAGTCCTTGCTTCCTCTGACGGTGAAGCAGATATACGATGCGTCTCAGTCAAGTGAtgataaaatcaatttgatCATTGACGGTGTGGACGTTACCAAT GTCACTCTTGTAGGAAGGGTGTCCAACAAAGCTGGACGAATTACTGATGTTACTTTTGTGCTTGATGATGGTACGGGAAGGATTGAGTGTAATAAATG GCTTCATGAAGCTGTTGATACAAATGAAGCAGAGGCTATCTT GGAAGGAATGTATGCGAGGCTCCATGGACAATTGAAACATTTTCAGGGTAAAAGGACCTTAAATGTTTTCTCATTTAG GCCTGTGACTGACTTTAATGAGATTGCTAGTCATTTCACCGACTGCATATATGTGCATCTCTACAATTCCAAATTAAGG ACTAGTGTCCCTAATCAGCAGCATTCCTCACCAATTCCTCCCACAATAGGTTATCAAGCTCAAGTTGTTCCGCCAACAAATCAG TTCTCTGATCAGCATGTCAATGGTCAGAAGGGTGTTACTGTTGAAGCCATGGTCTTAGATTTTTTGCATCATCCCGCAAACag CTCAAGGAATGAGGGGGTCCATCGTGATCATATTGCACAACATCTTGGAATTTCTTTGGATAAGCTCat GCTGGCTGTTAAAAATCTTATTGATGAAGGTGCCATTTATGAAACCATAGGTGATCACTATAAGTCAATCATCAATGGTTGA